The following proteins come from a genomic window of Novosphingobium aromaticivorans DSM 12444:
- a CDS encoding autotransporter domain-containing protein gives MDRLRTTTILSTLAGTPVALALLVPQAANAATSITTSQTTPVKTSTAGDLTIGDDGKITLETGEPAVTIDSNNTVTIDSGGAIKNVEGEDGAIGIAVDAGKTTTITNDGTITITETFTVSDDDSNGIADGPISSASDRYGILVRSGSTTKASIENTGTITVEGLNSGGIVVKSDLDGSIENTGTIKVLGDNGVGISTQGVTGDVTIEGTVAVVGKGAQGVVLGGDVGGTFRIQGAIAQSSSYTTDDGTSQTLSRTDLRTGKAAVEVTGNVAGGILLDAAPYNRDSSNTDEDGDGVADASEETGSIASVGNSPALLIGGTSDITIGKVTGRDGDFSLAIDGNITASSVYSNTNAYAVVIGGQGGSVTMANGIGVSGSVIATTVDETAIAVLINEGSTVPTLSNSGTIKANISSPGEGAAYAIQDKSGTLTTIENTGFITVTGSSTDDMRAIDVSANTTGVTIKQYLNDLDELAQENEQEEDGYDASNPTIYAAITGNIYTGSGNDVLDIATGRIYGNSYLNAGNDQVLLSGDSGYEGKIYFGSGTATMTMSDTAYFVGNLDLAGNAGTLTMSDSSSFSGTISNGANLDVTVNGGTFGASSATTLSFDTLTVKSGGALNVYIDGSEGTASLIDVNTATFASGSKVSATISSLENAEGSYTILKADSLEGTPSFDSTTTELPVLFNGDVSVVGETLVLDVTRKTASELGLTAPQSAAYEAIYSQAVAIDDLGTSLLQVEDVAALQEQFNQLLPDYAGGVFDFVTRSGRLASRHLMDDSSLFDISNAGGWLEPIWFRGSKDDTGTAGFKVKGWGISSGIERITGIGNVGLSFAYTKGSISTGSYQKTDASNYELGAFWRTGTGPFYAYAKISVGRVSLNSTRTFTGEVDSDSLSYSANGQWKGWTFGGQGGASYKLALGGGLALKPMARFDWYRLNEKGYTESGDDEIYLTVAKRNSSLLSGTGSLTASWSAGESTRESRPLTVELEGGYRSRLAGKLGTTVANFEDGDQFRLTPDAMKSGWTTEARILAGGLDYTWQLAGGAEQIQGSVDYSVRGSLSIAF, from the coding sequence ATGGACCGTCTGCGCACCACCACCATTCTATCGACCCTGGCAGGGACGCCCGTGGCGTTGGCGCTGCTGGTTCCGCAGGCAGCCAATGCCGCGACCAGCATCACCACCAGCCAGACCACGCCGGTCAAGACTTCCACCGCAGGCGACCTGACCATCGGCGACGACGGCAAGATCACGCTGGAAACGGGCGAGCCTGCGGTCACGATCGATTCCAACAACACCGTGACCATCGATTCGGGCGGCGCGATCAAGAACGTGGAAGGCGAGGATGGCGCCATCGGAATCGCCGTCGACGCGGGCAAGACCACGACGATCACCAATGACGGCACGATCACGATCACCGAGACCTTCACCGTCTCGGACGACGATTCAAACGGCATCGCCGACGGCCCGATTTCCTCGGCCAGCGACCGCTACGGCATTCTAGTGCGGTCGGGAAGCACGACGAAGGCGTCGATCGAGAACACCGGGACGATCACGGTCGAAGGCCTCAACTCGGGCGGCATCGTCGTGAAGTCGGACCTTGATGGCAGCATCGAGAATACCGGCACGATCAAGGTCCTGGGTGACAACGGCGTGGGCATCTCGACCCAGGGCGTGACCGGCGACGTGACCATCGAAGGCACCGTTGCGGTCGTCGGCAAGGGCGCGCAAGGCGTGGTACTGGGCGGCGACGTGGGTGGCACATTCCGCATCCAGGGCGCGATCGCGCAGTCATCGTCCTATACCACCGATGACGGCACCTCGCAGACCCTGTCGCGCACGGACTTGCGCACCGGAAAGGCCGCGGTCGAAGTCACCGGCAATGTCGCGGGCGGTATCCTGCTCGACGCGGCTCCCTACAACCGCGACAGCTCCAACACCGACGAGGACGGCGACGGCGTCGCCGACGCATCGGAGGAAACGGGTTCGATCGCCTCGGTCGGCAACAGCCCCGCCCTGCTGATCGGCGGCACCAGCGACATCACGATCGGCAAGGTCACCGGCAGGGACGGTGACTTTTCGCTCGCCATCGACGGCAACATCACCGCCAGTTCGGTCTACAGCAATACCAATGCCTATGCCGTGGTGATCGGTGGCCAGGGCGGTTCGGTGACGATGGCGAACGGCATCGGCGTGTCGGGCTCGGTCATCGCGACCACCGTCGACGAGACTGCGATCGCCGTGCTCATCAACGAGGGATCGACCGTCCCCACCCTGTCGAACAGCGGGACGATCAAGGCCAACATCAGCTCGCCGGGCGAAGGCGCGGCCTATGCCATCCAGGACAAGTCCGGCACCCTTACCACCATCGAGAACACCGGTTTCATCACCGTGACCGGATCGAGTACCGACGACATGCGGGCGATCGACGTCAGCGCGAACACGACCGGCGTGACGATCAAGCAGTACCTCAACGACCTCGACGAGCTGGCGCAGGAGAACGAGCAGGAGGAAGACGGCTACGACGCCAGCAATCCCACCATCTATGCCGCGATCACCGGCAACATCTACACCGGCAGCGGCAACGACGTACTCGATATCGCGACGGGGCGGATCTACGGCAACAGCTACCTCAATGCCGGTAACGACCAGGTCCTGCTGTCGGGCGACAGCGGCTACGAAGGCAAGATCTACTTCGGCAGCGGCACGGCGACGATGACCATGTCGGACACGGCATACTTCGTGGGCAACCTCGACCTCGCGGGCAACGCGGGCACGCTGACGATGTCAGATTCCTCGAGCTTTTCGGGCACGATCAGCAACGGTGCGAATCTCGACGTGACCGTGAACGGCGGCACGTTCGGCGCAAGCAGCGCGACGACGCTTTCGTTCGATACCCTGACGGTGAAATCCGGCGGCGCGCTCAACGTCTACATCGATGGCAGCGAAGGCACCGCCTCGCTGATCGACGTGAACACCGCGACATTCGCCAGCGGCTCAAAGGTCTCGGCGACGATCTCCTCGCTGGAGAATGCGGAAGGGTCCTACACCATCCTCAAGGCGGACTCGCTCGAGGGAACGCCGTCGTTCGATTCGACGACGACCGAATTGCCGGTGCTGTTCAACGGCGACGTCAGCGTGGTGGGCGAGACGCTGGTGCTCGACGTGACTCGCAAGACCGCAAGCGAACTCGGACTGACCGCGCCGCAATCGGCCGCCTACGAAGCGATCTATTCCCAGGCGGTCGCGATCGACGATCTCGGAACCAGCCTGTTGCAGGTGGAAGACGTTGCCGCGCTCCAGGAACAGTTCAACCAACTCTTGCCCGACTATGCCGGCGGCGTGTTCGACTTCGTCACCCGCAGCGGCCGGCTCGCCTCGCGGCACCTGATGGACGACAGTTCGCTGTTCGACATCAGCAACGCGGGCGGTTGGCTGGAGCCGATCTGGTTCCGGGGCAGCAAGGACGACACTGGCACGGCGGGCTTCAAGGTCAAGGGCTGGGGCATTTCCTCGGGCATCGAGCGGATCACTGGGATCGGCAACGTCGGCCTCTCGTTCGCCTATACCAAGGGCAGCATCTCCACCGGCAGCTACCAGAAGACCGACGCCAGCAACTACGAGCTTGGCGCATTCTGGCGCACCGGCACCGGACCGTTCTATGCCTATGCCAAGATCTCGGTAGGCCGCGTGTCACTGAATTCGACCCGCACCTTCACCGGCGAAGTGGACAGCGACAGCCTGTCCTACAGCGCCAATGGCCAGTGGAAGGGCTGGACCTTCGGTGGCCAGGGCGGCGCGTCCTACAAGCTGGCGCTGGGCGGCGGGCTCGCGCTCAAGCCGATGGCGCGCTTCGACTGGTACCGCCTGAACGAGAAGGGCTATACCGAAAGCGGCGACGACGAGATCTACCTCACCGTCGCCAAGCGCAACTCCAGCCTGCTCAGCGGCACCGGCAGCCTTACCGCTTCATGGAGCGCGGGCGAATCGACGCGCGAAAGCCGGCCGCTGACGGTCGAACTGGAAGGCGGCTATCGCTCGCGCCTGGCGGGCAAGCTGGGCACCACGGTCGCCAACTTCGAGGACGGCGACCAGTTCCGCCTCACGCCGGACGCGATGAAATCGGGCTGGACCACCGAAGCCCGCATCCTGGCCGGCGGTCTCGACTACACCTGGCAACTTGCCGGCGGCGCCGAGCAGATCCAGGGCAGCGTCGACTATTCGGTGCGCGGCTCGCTCAGCATCGCGTTCTGA
- a CDS encoding RNA polymerase sigma factor translates to MTFYGDVRSEAVAGDDVLLCPADPIHREALHDAALMSEVARGSVEAFSVLVDRHSPALYRVAMRMLSDGAEAEDVVQDCFTRLWQNAPRWKPSGAGLVGWLHRVTMNLCFDRKRRFRVVTVETLPDPADDSPLPDRRIEADQAARGVADALADLPERYRAALVLCYYEGFTNALAAEVLDLNIKAMESLLFRARRQMRGLLEARDISTGDLEAQA, encoded by the coding sequence TTGACGTTCTACGGCGACGTACGATCGGAGGCGGTGGCAGGCGATGACGTCCTGCTGTGCCCGGCCGACCCCATTCACCGCGAGGCGCTGCACGACGCCGCGCTGATGAGCGAAGTCGCGCGCGGCTCGGTCGAAGCGTTCTCCGTACTTGTCGACCGCCATTCTCCTGCGCTCTACCGCGTTGCCATGCGCATGCTCTCGGACGGAGCGGAAGCCGAGGACGTGGTGCAGGACTGTTTCACCCGACTCTGGCAGAATGCACCGCGCTGGAAGCCCAGCGGGGCAGGTCTGGTGGGATGGCTTCACCGCGTCACCATGAACCTGTGCTTCGATCGCAAGCGCCGCTTCCGGGTGGTGACGGTCGAGACGCTGCCTGACCCTGCCGATGATTCCCCGCTGCCCGACCGGCGCATAGAAGCCGACCAGGCCGCGCGCGGTGTCGCCGATGCCCTGGCCGACCTGCCGGAGCGTTATCGCGCTGCCCTCGTGCTCTGTTATTACGAGGGATTCACGAATGCCCTTGCGGCAGAGGTCCTTGATCTCAATATCAAGGCCATGGAATCGCTTCTGTTCAGGGCGCGTCGGCAGATGCGCGGGCTTCTCGAGGCACGCGACATATCGACCGGCGATCTCGAGGCGCAGGCCTGA
- a CDS encoding asparaginase domain-containing protein, producing the protein MQHQPILVLTTGGTIDKAYFDALSEYQIVESGIPALIAEARVALPFRIVELMRKDSLELTDADRALIAAAVREAPETHIVITHGTDTMTDTAKALAPIEGKTIVLTGALSPARFAETDAPFNLGMAFATAQVAAPGIWIAMSGQVFDGLKVRKDRAAGKFVAV; encoded by the coding sequence ATGCAGCATCAACCCATTCTCGTGCTGACCACCGGCGGCACCATCGACAAGGCCTATTTCGACGCGCTCAGCGAGTACCAGATCGTCGAGAGCGGCATTCCCGCGCTCATTGCCGAAGCACGCGTCGCTCTGCCGTTCCGCATCGTCGAACTGATGCGCAAGGACAGTCTCGAACTGACCGACGCCGACCGCGCGCTGATCGCCGCCGCCGTGCGCGAGGCGCCCGAGACGCACATCGTCATCACCCACGGCACCGATACGATGACCGACACGGCCAAGGCGCTCGCGCCGATCGAGGGCAAGACCATCGTCCTCACCGGCGCCCTTTCACCCGCGCGCTTTGCCGAGACCGACGCCCCCTTCAACCTCGGCATGGCCTTTGCCACCGCACAGGTCGCCGCGCCCGGCATATGGATCGCTATGAGCGGGCAGGTTTTCGACGGTCTGAAGGTCCGCAAGGACCGCGCTGCCGGAAAGTTCGTGGCGGTTTAG
- a CDS encoding GNAT family acetyltransferase: protein MGVTIRAADPADREATVALWEAAGLTRPWNDPRADFDLALSTPTSVVLLAEAGRDLHGSVMVGFDGHRGWVYYLATSPDRRGQGIGRQLMLAAEDWLKAHGSPKIQLMVRGDNLAARGFYDALGYEVQDVVTIGKRFAPNP from the coding sequence GTGGGAGTAACGATCCGCGCTGCCGACCCGGCCGACCGTGAAGCCACGGTCGCGCTGTGGGAAGCTGCCGGACTGACGCGGCCGTGGAACGACCCACGCGCCGATTTCGACCTCGCGCTGTCGACGCCGACATCGGTCGTCCTGCTGGCCGAAGCGGGCCGAGACCTGCACGGCAGCGTCATGGTCGGCTTCGACGGCCATCGCGGCTGGGTCTACTACCTGGCCACCTCGCCCGACCGGCGCGGGCAGGGCATCGGGCGCCAATTGATGCTGGCCGCCGAAGACTGGCTGAAGGCGCATGGCTCGCCCAAGATCCAGCTCATGGTGCGCGGCGACAATCTGGCCGCGCGAGGGTTCTACGATGCGCTCGGCTATGAGGTTCAGGACGTGGTGACCATCGGCAAGCGGTTCGCGCCGAATCCTTAG